Part of the Syntrophorhabdales bacterium genome is shown below.
ATCCATTCTTTTTGGATGGGTCAGGCAGATGTTCCGTACTAATTTCCGTTGCAGCGGGTAATGCTTACCCTGGTCAATATCACCTCACGCGTCATGCATAGGCACAATCCGCCGTTTACCTGCTTCTTCCCGAAACTTTAGTGTCGACCACTTCAGCTATTCGTGCAATAATCAATCCAGGTGGGGTGGTGATGAAACACACAGCTTATCAGGGTCGGTCGGGCCGTAAAATCTGCGTCACTCTGTTCATCTGTTGGCTTCTTACGTTGCCGCTATTGCCTGTATCACAAGCTGCGCCTCAGCCCGATGCTCCTGCTGCCGTGATGCCCACCCTGGTTGTCGGGGTGGTTCATGACCCGCCTTATATCTTCAGGGAGAAGGATGGTGAATGGGCCGGGGTCAACCTGGACATCTGGAAGGCAGTGGCTCAGGAGTTGAAAGTAAATTATGTGCTGAAAGAGATGACCTTCAATGAACTTCTCAGCAGCCTGAAGCAAGGCAGCATCGACCTGTCCATTGAAGCATTTTTTGTGACGGCTGAACGGGCACGGTGGATGCACTATTCCTTTCCCTTTGGCAACACCAGACTGGCTGTGGCAATGTTACCTGAAAAGGCGGCTCATCCTTGGTGGGTTGCAATGAAGATCTTTCTCTCCTGGGGAACCTTCAAGGTAGCTCTGGTTTTCTGCTTCATACTCTGCGCCCTGGGGTTCCTCTTCTGGCTCATTGAACGGAAAAGCAACCCTGAACATTTCGGGGGAAGTCCTCTAGAAGGAGTAGGTTCCGGCATTTACTGGGTTGGTGCAACGCTGGCTTCAGGGGTCTGCTTCGGCATCGCCCTCAAGTCAGTATGGGCAAGGATCCTTGGCCTTCTCTGGATGCTGGTCTGTGCCATCGCCCTCAGTGCCCTTATTGCTTCACTCACGGCCGCTCTCACGGAGAGCCGTGCAAGGATCGAAGTCATCAACGAAGATAGCCTGAGGCAGATGCACCTTGGCGGCATCAGGGGCAGCGCGGAGTCAGCTCTGCTCAAGGAGCTAGGTGGAGAGTACACCTTATTCCCCGGGGAAGAGGCTGCAATTAACGCTGTGGTAGATCGACAGATCGATGGGTTCCTGTATGACGAATTAACACTCAGCTATTACAAGGATCATGATTATAAAGGGAAGATAGCGGTAATCCCCACGGGGCTCAGGAGGTTTCTCTTCGGGTTTGGTTTACCGTGGGGCAGTTCATGGTCCGGAAAAATAGACGCGGCGCTGCTTAACCTCATGGAAAAGCCCGATTGGGTCGTCCTGCTCAAACGCTACGGCTTGGGCGAAAGCTTCGAAGTCAAGGCGGCTGAGCACATGCTGAAGAAGAGGAGATAAGCGCCCCCATCACGGAGGCACACTTCCTTCCTACTGAAGTGTTGACCTAAGATGTCTCACTCTGACACTAGCTTTCGAGCGGCAATAGCGTAGCGCCAGAAAGGAAGCGCCCCCGACGTG
Proteins encoded:
- a CDS encoding transporter substrate-binding domain-containing protein → MKHTAYQGRSGRKICVTLFICWLLTLPLLPVSQAAPQPDAPAAVMPTLVVGVVHDPPYIFREKDGEWAGVNLDIWKAVAQELKVNYVLKEMTFNELLSSLKQGSIDLSIEAFFVTAERARWMHYSFPFGNTRLAVAMLPEKAAHPWWVAMKIFLSWGTFKVALVFCFILCALGFLFWLIERKSNPEHFGGSPLEGVGSGIYWVGATLASGVCFGIALKSVWARILGLLWMLVCAIALSALIASLTAALTESRARIEVINEDSLRQMHLGGIRGSAESALLKELGGEYTLFPGEEAAINAVVDRQIDGFLYDELTLSYYKDHDYKGKIAVIPTGLRRFLFGFGLPWGSSWSGKIDAALLNLMEKPDWVVLLKRYGLGESFEVKAAEHMLKKRR